In Myxocyprinus asiaticus isolate MX2 ecotype Aquarium Trade chromosome 46, UBuf_Myxa_2, whole genome shotgun sequence, a single window of DNA contains:
- the LOC127435971 gene encoding monocyte chemotactic protein 1B-like, which translates to MKSLMSLIFLVLFCSMQLASSSTLANQAAQSTCCSEFTNLTIPLRCVVSYKRTSSYCPKEGIVFLTIAGKKICADPQTAWVSNHIAKVDKRTTSTGKSSSTTV; encoded by the exons ATGAAAAGTCTGATGTCCCTGATCTTCTTGGTGCTGTTCTGCTCTATGCAGCTGGCTTCGAGTT CTACTTTAGCAAACCAAGCAGCACAGTCAACATGCTGTTCAGAGTTCACAAATCTGACGATTCCTCTCAGATGTGTGGTCTCTTACAAACGGACCAGCAGCTACTGTCCCAAAGAAGGCATTGT GTTTCTGACAATTGCAGGGAAAAAAATCTGTGCAGACCCTCAGACAGCCTGGGTGAGCAATCATATTGCTAAAGTGGACAAAAGAACAACTTCTACAGGAAAGTCTTCAAGCACCACAGTATAA
- the LOC127435969 gene encoding monocyte chemotactic protein 1B-like: MKSLMSLIFLVLFCSMQLASSSTLANQPAQSTCCSEITNLTIPLRRVVSYKRTSSYCPKEGIVFLTIAGKEICADPQTAWVSSHIAKVDKRTTSTGKSSSTTV, translated from the exons ATGAAAAGTCTGATGTCTCTGATCTTCTTGGTGCTGTTCTGCTCTATGCAGCTGGCTTCGAGTT CTACTTTAGCAAACCAACCAGCACAGTCAACATGCTGTTCAGAGATCACAAATCTGACGATTCCTCTCAGACGTGTGGTCTCTTACAAACGGACCAGCAGTTACTGTCCCAAAGAAGGCATTGT GTTTCTGACAATTGCAGGGAAAGAAATCTGTGCAGACCCTCAGACAGCCTGGGTGAGCAGTCATATTGCTAAAGTGGACAAAAGAACAACTTCTACAGGAAAGTCTTCAAGCACCACAGTATAA